Below is a window of Callithrix jacchus isolate 240 chromosome 15, calJac240_pri, whole genome shotgun sequence DNA.
AccaaatgaaccttgaaaactgagttaatcttttctagaaaaaaatcaggaagaaaaccTGCTAAAACGTTTGTCTGCCAGTCAACATTTATTTGACTCTCCTGTGTGTAGATTTGTAATGGAGAAATAGAAGCAATAGAAACCCTGCCTCATTCCTGTTTTAGAGaaaacctgaaatcccagctcggATCCAAAACCCGTATGCACGCAAATATCAGCAAATCTTAAAGCTGTGCAGTATAGACTTCCTGACTTTAAAATTGATTCATCATAGCACAATTAAAACTCTAACTTGGTAAAGAAGTGATCAACATTCTAAAGATTTGAAAGCATTGGCTTAGTGTGGTgtcttatgcctgtgatcccagactttgggagtctgaggtgggaggatcgcttgagccgagttaaagagcagcctgggcaacgtggggaaacctcatctatacaaaaaaattagctgggtttggtggtgagagcctgtggtcccagctactcaggaggctaaggcaggaggatctcttgagcctggggaggttaaggcctagctgacagagcaagatcctgtctcaaaaagaaaagaaaagaaaaaaaaaccaaaatagttAAACACAATTATTTATAACTTAAATTGACTTTTCAATACTCAATTCAAATTTGCAGGATAGCATCTTTATCATAAGTCAATATTATATAGTTCCTAAGCCTAAATAATATCAGTACCTTTGTTTAAAATCTTGGTTTATCTGGAACTTTTGGCAACAGTCTTTGTTACGGCAGAAAATTATTTACCTTCTGCTGTTTCAGTACTTGTCAGCAAAAGTCAAACCACCAGGGTTCCATATTTTTACCTCCCTCTGAGTCATTTCCTCTCCAGCCTTCTCCTTTAAATATTATTGCTTTGGTCTCTAATTCATTTCCTCTGTGTATTAATTGAGTGCTTCTGCTTGAAAATAAAgttcaattttgtcttttttccattttgtatttttatgaacatttctgtatttgattttgTGACTACGTTTCTGTTACCTTAATAGATCAGTGATTTTTTTGCAGTCTAATTAGTGATAGTATGTGTGGTTAAAAGTAGGAGGAcactgggcgaagtggctcatgcctgtaataccggcactttgggaggttgaggcgggtggatcacttaaggtcagaagttccaaaccagcttggccaacatgttgaaaccttgtctctattaaaaatgcagaaattagccgggcgtggggtgggcacctgtaatctcagctacttgggaggctgaggcagtagagttGTTTGAAcgtaggaagcagaggttgcagtgagctgagattgtgccattgcactccaacctgggcaacagagcaagactccgtctcaaaaaaaaaaaaaagctttgtgtTGGGAATGGAAACTTTAGGCAGATTGccagattattttaaatgatttttccaaataaggaaatTTATCGCTGTACCATTGGGCTAAATTCAAGTATCTTATCTGAAAATAGTACAGCAACTCTGGCAGTCTGACACTCGGTAAATTCTCCCTTGGcttatgaaatgaaaaattaaatttgtccAGATACATTTGTTTGCTTCCTTTTGTCTTGACCAATATTAGAGTTGTATAAATTCCCCTGATTTCCTTTTTGCCTTGACCAGCAGCCAGGCAAGGCAGTGTGTTATTATGAGGCAATTCCAGTGTGCGTATATCTGAGATTCCTAGAGgatcagaaatttaaattttgcaCTCTTGTGTAAGTATAGATAGATGATAATATGATTAAACATATATTAGTACATTTAAAACATTGATGACTTACTAGTAACTTTTggtcattttctgtttctgcaaagAATAATAACAAGTAAAACTGTTGTCAGGTGGAACTGTTAGAAAGGAcctttgttatttaaatatttggagcctgggtaacatagggagacctcaactctgcaaaaaaatataaaataaagtaaaaattagccaggcctgatagTGCACATAAGtggtctgagctactcaggagactgaggtgggaggattgcataggcctgggaggtcaaggcttcagtgaaccacgattgtgccactgcattccagcctgggtgacagagcaaaaccctgtctcaaaacaaaacatttgggATCCTTTACAAATCCTAAGAGTCCAATGAACTTGgggaaattatttaacatttctgaCACTCAGTTTTATTATCcctaaaatggaataatatcAATCAAAAGGGTTGTTTtgagaataaaattaataacCTGCTGAATAAGTCTTTGGTGTTGCGACCCAAGGATCTGCCATTTTCACCAGTTCCCCAGATGGTTATTCAAGTAATATAGATTCTGCAGTTCCACTGTACCTCAGGATTACCTGGAGGACTTACTAAAACACATTGCTTGGTCCCACCCCCAGAGTTTCAGATTCAGTAGATCTAGGATTGGGTCTGACAGCTGGCATTTCTGATAAGTTCCTAGGTGATGCCGATGGTGCTAgtctggggaccacactttgagagtACTAGTGCAGTATATATGATGCCACTTTGGACCAgcctaataaaaatagaaaagtaacaaTAGGAATACTTGTAGAGTATTCgttatgtaccaggcactattaTGTGTGGCTTACATAAATTATCATGATCCTATGAAATGAGTGTTAttactatcctcattttatagagaagaaaagtGAGTGACAGGTTCAGTAATTTGCCCAGTTACCTAGCTACTACAAACCTGGAGAGCCTATCTACAGAGCTCACCTTCTAAAACATTGTTCAGGTAAGAGGTATAACCTGATGATTGTATAGCCCTCtctttaaaagaatttttccaaatttaaaataaatatgtttagtgTTTATTCTTCTGTGGGTCCCATATCAAAGACTGTGGGACCCGCCTTACCTGGATCCCCAATGGCAAAGGAAGCCCACTAATGCATTTGCCAGCCAGGATACGACCCTGTGTTCAACTAGGCTTTTGGAGATTTGATCTTTAAGTGTCCTTTAAAATTAACTGAGGTTTTTTTACTAtgcctttttaaaacatttaaatgaacCGTTGTTTATTACATCTGTCTTCTACCATCAAGTTGATGTATAAAACATGAGATTATAGTTGTTTTCCCCAACTTCACAGAGTCTTCTGGACCATTATGGCAGTGAAGTGGACTGGTGGACATTCTTCTCCTATCCTCTGCCTGAATGCAAGTAAAGAAGGGCTAGTGGCTTCCGGAGCAGAGGGTGGAGATCTCACAGCTTGGGGTGAAGATGGAACTCCATTAGGACACACGCAATTCCCAGGGGCCGATGATGTTACCAGTGTCTTATTTTCTCCCTCCTGCCCCACCAAGCTCTATGCCTCACATGGAGAAACCATTAGTATACTGGATGTCAGGTCCCTCAAAGGTTCCTTGGACCATTTTCATGTGAATGAAGAAGAAATCAATTGTCTTTCATTGAATCAAACTGAAAACCTGCTGGCTTCTGCTGATGACTCTGGGGCAATCAAAATCCTAGACTTGGAAAACAAGAAAGTTAGCAGATCCTTGAAGAGACATTCCAATATCTGCTCCTCTGTGGCTTTTCGACCTCAGAGGCCTCAGAGCCTGGTATCATGTGGACTGGATATGCAGGTGATGCTTTTGCAGAGAGTACTTGGGTAATTTCTAAATGGGATTTCCTAACATAATCAAATTATTGATCACACCAAAtatctttgctttttctgttttctactaACATATGTTATCCGTTTATGAATGATAAGccttatttctatatttaatgcTAGACTGATAAAACCTACTAGATTTTATTCACAAAGTAATCATTACTTCTTTAGACCTCCTGTCTCTATGTTATAAGATATTCCTAAAACctgaaaattcaaatatttgattGTAAACATCTGTTTAAACAAACAACGGTGAGTACTAAAGGCAGGGTTAGTCCCCCCCATTCTCTGTAATCTCGGTTTAAACAAAAAGTTAGAGGGACTGGGTCTGTTTTTACTTTAAAGTTCTAGGGTACTTTAACTAAAATATTGTGAATTGGTGATCAGGATCAGAGCACTGTATTTAATGCTGAGTTTTGAAAGGAGcatcatggccaggcacagtggctcatacctgtaatcctagcactttggggggctgaggtgggcagatcacctaaggtcaggagttgaagaccagcctggccaacatggtgaaaccccgtctctactaaaaatacaaaaattagctgggtgtggtggtgggagcctcttatcctagctattcaggaggctaaggcaggagaatcgcttgaacctgtgaggcaaaggttgcaatgagccgagatcacgccactgcactccagcttgggtgacagagtgagactgtgtctcagaaaaaaaaaaaaagaaaaagaaaggagcatCACAAATTAGTCCAAATCCAGAGGAAGTCCATCAGGAGAGTAGATACATCTAGAAATCCTGTTATGTAGAAAACTGGAGGTGTTTAGTTCTTAGTTTTCTTGAGGGGGAAAAAGTGGAATATGCTGGTCTTCATAAGAGAAATCATAGGAAAGCAGATTTGGGCTTAATGGAAAAGTTTCAGATAGCTTGAACGTTCCCATGGCAGGATGTGCTTCTTCTTGAGAGAGTAAATCTCATCACTGGAGTGAGAATCATCATGGTTTCTGTCTGTTGAGCACTTAGTTCTTGTCTGTGCTTTGTATATATTAGTGTTAATTCTAATTACACCATCccagtttttttaatatatatatatatatataaataaggaaactgaaattgACATTAAGTTTCTATATAGCTTCTTGACTGGGATTCAGACCTCAATTTCTCTGGCTCcaaagtgtatattttttctctaggATGACAGGTATTCAAGCAGAGTTTCATCAGTAATGTGATAGAAAAGTTTCTTAGTTTGGGATCAGGTGGCTTTTAGAAAGAGAACCATTGTTAATGACCTATGTGTCCAGCACTGTTTAGGTATTTAATCTCTGTTTTTAGTTACATACAGTATCTTTTAAGATTCCATGTTCTTCTTAATAGCATATGACTTCCACCCTCTTGGCTAGTGGTCTTTACCTCCTCAACCCTGCACACCCCTTATAATTGAAGAATGATGAGACAACAACAGCATTGTTGTCACAATGCTTTTCCCCTCTCCTACAAGCTACCAATATTCAGTAGGCAGAATCAGTGGGTGTCCTGCAGTGCTGGGACAGTCTCCAAACAATAAAGAATTGTCCCCCAAAAAACATCTATAGTGCCTCAGTTGAGATTCACTCTACATGTATGGGGCATAGTGACCCTACAACCTCtaaatttgttttccattcctaGGTTTTGACCAAGCCCTTTATAAATCTTCTACATTCTCAACCCTAGTGGTGATAATCTGCCCTTGTGGTTGTAAAGAAGCACCTATACAACCAGTGGATATGTTTTAAGTAGGCAGATTATACAGTGTGTCTTTGAGTAGTCATTCTGTCATTTTTCAGCTATACAAGTTTTCCATCAGTGGCTCATTCATTAACCACTAGGCATGGCAATAGACAATTAGGTATGCAAAAGTGATGTGTACGTTTCAGATTAGGTAAGGAATGGGCATTCAGAATGTACTGTCTTGCCTCCAATTCCAGGTAAGATGTTGTAGTGGCAGGCACTTGCTAGTGAACAGCCtaggaaacaaatattttgtaaaagggaggctcaggtaattttttattttgatttgcttgGTAAAATTGCTAAAGGTTCACGATAGATTTGTTTCTACGCTGGGTTGTGATGTAACAGCCTTACAACCATGCTTTTAAGAAATTACTTCCTTAACTGAAGTTGAAACTCTAATTTTTTCCACAGTTTTCTTCCTAAACCTGTTCATCCAGTATTATGCTAAATTTTGAGGATAGCCAGTTTATGGGGGAGCCCAAGAATATAGGTATAATAATAGTGGAAGGGAGTTCTGACTATTTTGAGTTACTTTTCTCTGAGAAAACATTTTATCCCAAGGGAGGAATTGAATCATTGCCATGTTCAATATATCTATCTTTGTtcttataattataattataattataaataattataaaagtatttttataatcaataattataaaagtatttcttttgACTTAGGTTAAAATAATTAGGCAGGGTCAGGCATAGTAGCTTATATGCCTGAggtctcatgcctgtgatcccagcactctgggaggccaaggtaggcagattgaTTGGgtccaggaattctagaccagcctgggcaatgtggcaaaaccctatctctacaaaaaaaaaacaaaacacacacacacacaaattagcatgcatctatagtcccagctacttgagaagttgaggtgggaggatcacctgagcccagggaggtcgaggctgtagtgagccatgatctcgtcactgcactttagtctgggtgacaaagtgagatcctgtctcaaaaaaaataaaataggcaaagtGCATTCAAAGACGCAGGGACCTTAAAAGCGAGTGTGGTTCATTAAGACACTTGAGActgcttaattttttatttaataggtaCAAAATAGTATTTATATAGGTGAGGTATAAAGAATAACAttatgctgggcacggtggctcatgcctgtaatccttgcactttgggaggccatggcatgtggatcgcttgaactcaggagtttgagaccagcctgggcaacatagtgaaaccccatctctacaaaagatacaaaaattagccaggcgtgtggtGAGctcctgtagtccccgctacttggggaCTGATATGGGAGGACAGgtgaggttgaggttgcagtgagttgagattgtgccactgactccagcctgggaacatgagaccctgtctcaaaaaaaataaaaagaaagaaaaaaaattaaataaacacctGTGTACCTACTACTCAACTATAGTTTTTTCTCTTGAAgacttttagaaaatttaaactgTCATATTTCTGTAGTGTACATGTTGATTTACTTTCCCTGCCCATTTCTGTATCTGAAAACAAATGTTTCAAAGGTTTGTTGTTCTTTTTGGATTCTGTGAGACCAAAATAGACCAAAATGCCAACACTTACAGATCTGGATAGTGGAGAAGcctctttcatttgtttgtttttgagacagggtcttagtcatccaggctggagtgcagtggtacaattataaCTTATTGCAGCCTTGCACTCCCTCAAGGATCAACCTTgcactgatcctcccacctcatcctcctgagtagctgggactacagacacaagccaccacactcagctaatttttttatttttggtagagaggagggttcgctgtgttgcccagactggtcgcgaactcctgggctcaagcaatcattctgttttggcctcccaaagtgctgggattatagacttgagccactgtacctggcctgaaaAGGCTCTTTATCTTGAAGATGAGTCTTTTATgtagaaataaatcttttttgtaggggaatttctttttcttgaaaggtCACTTTGCTATGATTACATTGACTTCTGAACATTTGCTAGTTCCCCACTTTTTCTCCCTTCAATGTTTTACAGGACCATGCGCCTCaaactctttcattcttttctttcaatatCTCCAGCTCTCTTGCTTAGGATGATAACTGCTTGAAGAGCTGGTTGAGAAGTTAAGTGTGAAACACCTTGAAGCCTTGGGCAGTTTGGAAAAGTAAAGAAGCATAAAGGGAATGTCTAGACAGGAACAATCTGTAATCCTCAATACATGAAAATGATTCTAGAATTGTTAGACTCTGGGATGGCTAGTAGATGATTTAAGTCAAATACAAAAGTGTTTCAGTTGTTGAAAACACTTTGGTTGCAGTTcgcgtttgtttttgttttttgttttttttgtgacggagtttcgctcttgttacccaggctggagtgcaatggcgcgatctcggctcaccgcaacctccgcctcctgggttcaggcaattctcctgcctcagcctcccaagcagctgggattacaggcatgcgccaccatgcccagctaattttttgtatttttagtagagacggggtttcaccatgttgaccaggatggtctcgatctcttgacctcgtaatccacctgcctcggcctcccaaagtgctgggattacaggcgtgagccaccacgcctggccctgcaGTTCGCGTTTGAATGTCTTAGGAGGACAGAAAATACAGTCCATACATAAGGACTGTGTGAGAAAGAACTGGGGCTATCTGCCAGTACAGTGAAGCTAGCAGATTCTAGAATGTCCATTTTCCttgtgtttagatttttttaatagaaactatTTTTGGGCACTGTCGCTCATGGCTatgatcccatcactttgggaggccgaggtgagtggatcgcttgagcccagcagttggagaccagcctgggcaacatagcaaaaaccctgtctctacaaaaaatacaaaaaattagccgggtgtggtagcatgcgtctgtagtcccaaggctgaggtagaaggatcacttgaactcaagaggtcaaggctgcagtgagccatggttgtgccactgtactccagcctagatgacaaagtgagaccctatttcaaaaaaaagaaaaaaactattttaacatCAAGTTTCAGCCCTCCTTTGtgttatattttctaatatttattttactttagcttATTTCAATTTGTTAGTACTTTAGCTTCACCTAAATAGTGATTGTTAGTCACATAGTATAATGTTATAAACCCAATCCAAAGAGATTTTCAGTGCTTTTCCTAAGAGAAGCAGAATATAAGTGTTACTAGATGTCACTGCTTTTGAAAATAGGCCAGTAGGAATAATCATAAGGGAAGTTACCTTGAATAGGAAACCAAATTCTTAATAGTGTCAGCAATGACAATCTTGCCAATTCAGATCTATGCTTTTCACTGTCTAAACAAGATCATACTATTTCCAGTGTCTGTTAAAATTATGAGTCATAATTCAGGTATGATGGTAAACTACATGGTAAAAGAAAGTGATCTGTTCTCTTTGAAAgtattaagaatatttttctttgcaaaatgGTTGATACAGGAAAAGAATGAATCACTAGATTATAATGTAAAACCCATTCacaaagctatttaaaaaaaaagatcaggaaCAACAACGAAAAGCCAAATATAATACCAGGATGTTATATTAATCAACAGACACATTTGGAATTTCTGCTCTCTCGTGTGCATTATGCTAGGCATTAGCAAAGACTAAGTCTCAAGAAACTGATAAACTAGTATAACATGTTAATTAATAGATTAGAAACTAAATACAGGAAAGAGAAGTGGGCTGAAATAGGAAAGCCACCTTGGAGGTACCAGGACTGAGCTTAAGCCCCTAGGTAATTGGGTAATGGGAAAGGAAAGGCATTCTAGATAGAAATTATTTCAGTGATATTCCAGATTGAGTTTGTTTAGTCGATAGATCTTGTTACCTATAACCAGCATAGACTAAAACTAGCAAATTTCATTATCTGGTTTTACTTGAAGAGATGAGAGCAGAAAAACCTTTAGAAACTGGCAGCTGCTTAACAATTACACTTTAACGGGgtgtattaataaaaaattattcaggatcagccaggcgtggtggctcatgcctgtcccagcactttgggaggccaaggtgggcagatcacgaggtgaggagatcaagaccatcctagctaacatggtgaaaccccatctctactaaaaaaaaaaaaatgcagaaaattagccgggcatggtgacatttACTtgcaatcacagctacttgggaggctaaggcaggagaatcacttgaacccgggaggcagagattacagtgagattgtgccactgcactccagcctgggcaacagcgagactctctctcaaaaaaaaaaaaaaaaaaggttattcaaGATCTTGTTTTGTAAATTCTACCTTACTGCACTCTAGTTTTAGTCCCAAGGTAGCATTCCACTGgcatgtttttgtgtttttttttcccactggCATGTTATGGTagcatctggtttttttttttttttaatactgctGGGAATGTATCATACTGCTTATTCTCAGActcctttaattattttattagaagcTGAATAAGCATGATAGTTGAGCAAATTGGCTAGCATTCTGTATGACTGTATAATTTCTTCTCATGTAAAGGTGATGCTGTGGAGTCTTCAAAAAGCCCGACCTCTCTGGATTACAAATTTACAGGAGGATGAAACAGAAGAAATGGAAGGCCCACAATCACCTGGGCAGCTCTTAAACCCTGCTCTAGCCCACTCGATCTCTGTGGCATCATGTGGTAATATTTTTAGTTGTGGTGCAGAAGATGGTAAGGTTCGAATCTTTCGTGTGATGGGAGTTAAGTGTGAACAGGAACTGGGATTTAAGGGCCACACTTTAGGGGTTTCCCAGGTCTGCTTTCTGCCAGAATCCTATTTGCTGCTTACTGGAGGGAATGATGGGAAGATAATGTTGTGGGATGCAAGCAGTGAAATTGAGAAAAAACAGAAGAGTCCTACAAAATGTACCCATAGGAAGAAACCTAAAAAAGGAGCTTGCAGCAAGCAGGGTGGAAATACTAATGCTTCAGTAACAGATGAGGAAGAACATGGCAAAATTTTACCAAAGCTAAATATTGAACATGGAGAAAAAGTGAACTGGCTCTTGGGTACAAAAATAAAGGGACACCAAAATATATTAGTAGCTGATCAAACTAGTTGTATATCTGTATATCccttaaatgaattttaaatccaataaaaacactgaaagaactgtggcaaaaatgttttttagatcTAAAAAAGGTCCTGGTTCTTTATTTAAGCTGTTTGTTAAATGTAAAATCATACCATTCTACTGTACAAATTTTTAAGGTATTTGAACAAAAGATAATTGGATAATACTTTATTGAGTAAATGATATATTAAAGTTTGGAGGAAGAGAATGACTATTTATTGTGTACCGTGTACCAgccattttacatatatttcatttcttgttCCAGATCAATGAAGTGATTTCTCCTATTTTAGTACCATAGGCATTAAGACgtagagatgttaagtaacttgaaGATCCAGGAAAATTGCAGGCACAAATAATTACTTGTCTGCAAAGGACCATGTTTATTTTGTCAAGCTGCCTTAGGGAAGACCACATCCTGGTCCAAATCGGTCACCACCTTAGTTATAACATTTgttatttctggccaggcacggtagctcacatttgtaatcccagcactttgggaggccaatccaggcagattacctaaggtcaggagtttgagaccagcctggccaatatggcaaaagcctgtctctactaaaaatacaaaaattagccaggcatggtagcgcacacctgtaatctgagctactctggaggctaaggcaggagaatcgcttgaacccagaagatggaggttgcagtgagccacaatcactccactgcactccagcctgggcaacagagcaagactctgtctcaaaatgaataaatataaataacattagtTATTTCTGACTCCCGGGTTGCCATGAGGAGCATTATCAAGTTGGAAGAGGAAACCTGTTCTTGCTTGTTCTGTGTAAAGCCCAAACTGCTTTGCTGGCTATTacctttttttgtgtttctaaaaaaaaaaagggttccaGGGACAAATCAGTTTaggatattatgcagcaatccaGGCCATGATGCTGGTGGAGCGAGAATAAATTGCAGTTATTAATAAGCAGAAATTCTGACTAAGCAGTAGGTAGAAAAGGGAATAGAGGCCTAGATAGGGTGTCAAAAGTTAGGTTCCTTTCCATTGAGGCCTGGATTGCTGTCTTCTCTGCATGTTCTTTCAGCTTTCACTCATACTGCCTACTCTTACAGTCAAaagttatttaaagttttttcttttttttcctttttttttctgtgtagtctttgtatgataaattttaatttaattttttttatagagatgagccttgctatgttggccagactggtctcagactcctggccttaagtgacccttctgtcttagcctcccaaagtgctgggattataggtgttagccactatACTTGGCTTATATTCAAAGCTTTGAAGAGGTAATCTGATCGGTTACCATTATTAATTTTGTGAGGATCTCTTTTTCGTAAGTTCAGTTAGTTTTAGGACTCCTGTTGCAGGTGACAGAAACTAAATTCAAATTGGCTTAACAGATTTAAAAGGAATGTATTGGCTTACATAACTGAGAAGTCCAAAAATAGTCAGATACATACTGCTGGGGTGGCTAAGCTGGCAGGGTAAGTAAGCAAAGCACCCCAGCCTAAATTTACAGAGAACCAGGATATCATTTTGAATATAGCTTAGTTCTAGTAGTCAACTGGCCACTCAAGGTGACAAATAGGAACTTCGGTGATCACCCCTTAAAAGCAAGCTTTCAATGTCCCCCACCTGTAGAGGCCTGAAAAATGTCCTCCAAAGATAACAGTTTCTAATCACTGGAACCtgtattattactattaaatataaattttaattatttaaaatattgtgaatATTATGTATGAGATTGCtatgtaattattaaataatatttaatattttattaatgtatttaatagTGACAAGTAAGTTTATTAAACGTGGCAGAAGGATCTTTGCAGATCTGATTAATCTGAATCTTAAAGGATTATGTTAAAGAAAATGATGATATTTGGCAAATAACCTacgcacatcctcccatatactttacatcatctctagattacttataatatctaatacaatgggAAATGCTGTATAGTTGGTATTCtgtactttttatttgtattatttttatcattgtataGTTGTTTTCtcgtttttttcttcctgaatacATTTGAGCCACAGTTGGTTGACTCCACAGAGCGTGGAACCCATGAGTACAGAGGGATAACtacttgcttttctatttttattagagcaTAAGATGCTTGAAGgtaaagattccctctttttttttttttttgacggagtttcactctcgttacccaggctggagtgcaatggcgcgatctcggctcaccgcaacctccgtctcctgggttcaggcaattctcctgcctcagcctcccgagtagctgggattacaggcacgcgccaccatgcccagctaattttttgtatttttagtagagacggggtttcaccatgttgaccaggatggtctcgatctcctgacctcgtgatccacccgcctcggcctcccaaagtgctgggattacaggcttgagccaccgcgcctggcccaagatTCCCTCTTTCACTTCAGAGCATACAGTATGATGGCCTGTCCTAGGCTCCCCTGCCAACACAAACAGTACTCATAAGATATTAAATGAATCAAAGGAGACACAGaaagttaaaatatgaaaaaatgtgggTAGAAAAAAAAGCCTGAAGAGAACCTGAAGTTTTCATATTGCCTGGGAACCAGACCCAACCCTTTGCTTGTTCttcaggttatttttattttattttatttagagatgaagtcttgctctatcacccaggctggagtgcagtggtgtgatctcagcttactgcaacctctgcctcctaggttcaagcaattctcctgcctcagccttttgagtagctgggattatgggcaccagccaccacacccagctgattattgtatttttagtagagactcggttttgccatgttgc
It encodes the following:
- the WDR53 gene encoding WD repeat-containing protein 53 isoform X1, giving the protein MAVKWTGGHSSPILCLNASKEGLVASGAEGGDLTAWGEDGTPLGHTQFPGADDVTSVLFSPSCPTKLYASHGETISILDVRSLKGSLDHFHVNEEEINCLSLNQTENLLASADDSGAIKILDLENKKVSRSLKRHSNICSSVAFRPQRPQSLVSCGLDMQVMLWSLQKARPLWITNLQEDETEEMEGPQSPGQLLNPALAHSISVASCGNIFSCGAEDGKVRIFRVMGVKCEQELGFKGHTLGVSQVCFLPESYLLLTGGNDGKIMLWDASSEIEKKQKSPTKCTHRKKPKKGACSKQGGNTNASVTDEEEHGKILPKLNIEHGEKVNWLLGTKIKGHQNILVADQTSCISVYPLNEF
- the WDR53 gene encoding WD repeat-containing protein 53 isoform X2, with translation MWTGYAGDAFAESTWVMLWSLQKARPLWITNLQEDETEEMEGPQSPGQLLNPALAHSISVASCGNIFSCGAEDGKVRIFRVMGVKCEQELGFKGHTLGVSQVCFLPESYLLLTGGNDGKIMLWDASSEIEKKQKSPTKCTHRKKPKKGACSKQGGNTNASVTDEEEHGKILPKLNIEHGEKVNWLLGTKIKGHQNILVADQTSCISVYPLNEF